The Callithrix jacchus isolate 240 chromosome 20, calJac240_pri, whole genome shotgun sequence genome has a window encoding:
- the LOC128930307 gene encoding uncharacterized protein LOC128930307 encodes MAKADSSSARGSFRRGKPPCTKPFQSTAKDGGPHPSVPGIVQPRPCHPKQSLWACLCPQLMAAEWDDGNVGLGSGPSVLRLVAAWPAERRRQPPPEGRSETGAWKGNSCRKSSWRRRPAVPEGAPQVPPPQPWGLRLLPLEQGASYPERDPLLVTKKPPQPDPSFLIPCLPPGGTALPTLTVTGTQERVEGGRDGGSWHLSQAPAGCVAPQAPGVSEPVSSFKLPYVWTDCLRLSGHAAKLQESRCRLQRPHRCCHSRALADASAFGDASPFTSKSPAADPTITVTLPSSSQALSFPYQILNTPPHPTEPPRSLPRGRSVKIHVSRDVQQAGVQGRGAGEEEAGTEGGPEPDTLVGDCNWILPGSSGTHHERHAFEVHPQEGSGVFIHQLPRT; translated from the coding sequence ATGGCAAAAGCTGACAGCTCCTCAGCCCGAGGCTCCTTCAGACGTGGAAAACCACCATGCACGAAGCCCTTCCAGAGCACAGCCAAAGATGGGGGCCCCCACCCCTCCGTGCCGGGAATCGTGCAGCCCAGACCCTGCCATCCCAAGCAGAGCCTGTGGGCCTGCCTGTGCCCCCAGCTAATGGCAGCCGAATGGGATGACGGCAACGTGGGACTCGGGTCTGGGCCATCTGTGCTCAGGCTGGTGGCGGCATGGCCTGCAGAGCGCAGGAGGCAGCCTCCGCCAGAGGGAAGAAGCGAGACGGGGGCTTGGAAGGGGAACTCTTGCAGAAAGTCATCCTGGAGACGCCGGCCTGCAGTCCCCGAAGGTGCTCCTCAGGTGCCTCCACCCCAGCCCTGGGGCCTCCGGCTGCTGCCCTTAGAACAAGGTGCATCTTACCCAGAACGTGACCCACTGTTGGTGACCAAGAAGCCACCACAGCCTGACCCCAGCTTCCTCATCCCTTGCCTCCCTCCAGGTGGCACTGCTCTCCCCACTCTCACTGTCACAGGCACCCAAGAGAGGGTGGAAGGTGGCAGAGATGGGGGGTCATGGCACCTGTCACAGGCCCCAGCTGGCTGTGTGGCCCCACAGGCCCCTGGTGTCTCTGAGCCTGTCTCCAGCTTTAAGCTCCCGTACGTATGGACCGactgcctccgcctctcaggaCACGCTGCCAAGCTGCAGGAAAGCCGGTGCAGGCTGCAAAGGCCTCATCGGTGCTGCCACTCCCGTGCCCTGGCAGATGCTTCAGCCTTTGGGGATGCCTCTCCTTTCACCTCCAAAAGTCCTGCCGCTGATCCAACAATCACAGTCACACTTCCCAGCAGTTCCCAAGCCCTGAGCTTCCCATACCAGATTCTGAACACACCTCCGCATCCCACAGAACCCCCAAGGAGCCTACCGAGAGGAAGGTCAGTGAAGATTCACGTGAGCAGAGATGTCCAACAGGCAGGCGTGCAGGGAagaggggcaggggaggaagAGGCCGGGACGGAGGGTGGGCCTGAGCCAGACACCCTCGTGGGCGACTGCAACTGGATCCTGCCCGGGAGCTCTGGGACCCACCATGAAAGACATGCGTTCGAGGTCCACCCACAGGAGGGATCTGGGGTATTTATACACCAGCTCCCACGGACATGA